From the genome of Pygocentrus nattereri isolate fPygNat1 chromosome 25, fPygNat1.pri, whole genome shotgun sequence, one region includes:
- the col8a1b gene encoding collagen alpha-1(VIII) chain has product MEPKSKTDIAMPLHFSHCFAFVVQLYLLHHAQAGAYYGHKQGPQQLPQQHHPLPQLPHIPLGKEGIPQQQYLGKKPHLPYGNEMPMLPHYGKEQQQVPLQNLGKGETIPRGEKGLPGEVGPMGPPGPQGPPGLPGQGIPGQPGKPGPPGPQGYPGIGKPGMPGPPGKPGGIGLPGQRGELGPSGGAGPVGLPGPPGLPGPPGLPGLVNAGRPGLPGQPGIRGEPGQKGPPGFSGIPGLKGDKGIGLPGLPGVKGPPGLPGPPGPGGLPGVGKPGLNGLPGVPGAPGKQGPPGELGLGGLPGDEGQPGPPGLPGIGKPGLDGLPGKPGLPGGKGERGPPGFPGGPGLPGFGKPGYPGPKGDKGHGGLPGPQGPKGEKGHGGLPGIIGAPGPGGVPGPPGLMGPPGGIGFPGPKGEGGAVGAPGPIGGKGEPGPPGLPGKPGLLGESGQPGPRGFPGPLGPQGENGHKGLPGLPGAPGKPGQKGEIGLPGEGGHQGPIGIPGLMGPSGPIGPPGIPGPKGEYGPPGKPGQPGEGKPGLPGPMGPPGKAGFGGLPGKPGMPGQPGPPGPPGPPAKPPGAGQILPEVGPGLDGAKSAYKKSKLGGHIIGRNGLEMPAFTAQLTTPFPPVGSPVVFKKVLYNGNQNYNPQTGIFTCSMPGIYYFVYHVHCKGANVWVALQKNNEPVMYTYDEYKKGFLDQASGSAVLPLKSGDTVHIQLPSDQAAGLYAGQYVHSSFSGYLLYLM; this is encoded by the exons ATGGAGCCAAAAAGCAAAACG GACATAGCCATGCCTCTCCACTTCTCCCATTGCTTTGCCTTTGTGGTGCAGCTTTACCTGCTGCATCATGCCCAAGCAGGGGCATACTATGGGCATAAACAAGGGCCCCAACAACTGCCCCAGCAACACCATCCACTGCCACAGTTACCTCACATACCCCTGGGCAAGGAAGGAATACCCCAGCAGCAGTACCTGGGGAAGAAGCCTCATCTCCCATATGGAAACGAGATGCCTATGCTACCACACTACGGAAAGGAACAGCAACAGGTGCCTCTGCAAAATTTGGGCAAAG GTGAAACTATTCCCAGAGGTGAGAAAGGACTCCCAGGAGAGGTAGGCCCTATGGGACCTCCAGGACCTCAAGGCCCTCCTGGTCTGCCAGGCCAGGGCATTCCAGGACAGCCTGGGAAACCTGGCCCACCCGGCCCTCAAGGATATCCTGGGATTGGAAAACCTGGCATGCCAGGGCCACCAGGAAAACCTGGAGGAATTGGATTGCCAGGGCAGAGAGGAGAGTTGGGACCAAGTGGTGGTGCAGGACCAGTAGGACTGCCAGGACCTCCAGGCCTTCCAGGACCACCTGGACTGCCAGGTCTGGTAAATGCAGGCAGACCAGGGCTACCTGGACAGCCTGGGATTCGTGGAGAGCCTGGACAAAAGGGGCCTCCAGGTTTTTCTGGGATTCCAGGACTTAAAGGTGATAAAGGCATTGGCCTTCCAGGACTACCGGGTGTAAAAGGACCACCCGGACTCCCTGGACCACCAGGTCCAGGAGGGTTACCAGGAGTGGGGAAGCCAGGACTAAATGGCCTTCCTGGGGTCCCTGGAGCCCCTGGTAAACAAGGCCCACCTGGAGAGCTAGGGTTGGGGGGACTTCCTGGTGACGAGGGACAACCTGGACCACCAGGATTACCAGGTATTGGCAAACCTGGTTTAGATGGTTTGCCAGGAAAACCTGGTCTTCCAGGTGGAAAAGGAGAACGAGGTCCACCTGGCTTTCCAGGGGGTCCAGGTTTACCTGGATTTGGGAAGCCTGGATATCCTGGGCCGAAAGGTGACAAAGGACATGGTGGTTTACCTGGCCCTCAAGGTCCAAAGGGTGAGAAGGGTCATGGCGGACTTCCTGGAATTATTGGCGCACCTGGTCCTGGTGGTGTCCCTGGTCCACCAGGTCTAATGGGACCCCCAGGAGGTATTGGCTTTCCTGGACCAAAAGGAGAAGGTGGTGCAGTTGGGGCACCAGGGCCTATAGGTGGAAAAGGTGAACCAGGACCTCCAGGACTTCCAGGAAAACCAGGTCTCCTAGGAGAAAGTGGCCAACCAGGACCAAGAGGCTTTCCTGGGCCCTTAGGGCCTCAGGGGGAGAATGGACATAAAGGTTTACCTGGACTCCCTGGGGCCCCAGGGAAGCCTGGACAAAAGGGGGAAATTGGTCTGCCAGGGGAAGGAGGCCACCAAGGACCAATAGGAATCCCTGGACTAATGGGTCCCAGTGGGCCAATTGGACCTCCTGGAATTCCAGGACCAAAAGGGGAATATGGACCACCAGGGAAACCTGGACAACCTGGTGAAGGAAAACCAGGCCTCCCAGGCCCTATGGGCCCACCAGGGAAAGCAGGATTTGGCGGACTCCCTGGTAAACCTGGAATGCCTGGCCAACCTGGGCCTCCTGGGCCACCTGGGCCACCTGCTAAGCCTCCTGGTGCTGGTCAAATTCTTCCTGAGGTGGGTCCAGGTCTGGATGGGGCAAAATCAGCCTACAAAAAAAGCAAGCTTGGAGGACACATCATTGGCAGGAATGGTCTTGAGATGCCTGCATTTACCGCTCAGCTAACAACACCGTTCCCTCCTGTTGGCAGTCCAGTGGTCTTCAAGAAGGTCTTGTACAACGGTAATCAGAACTACAACCCtcaaacaggcattttcacctGCAGCATGCCtggaatttattattttgtatacCATGTCCACTGCAAAGGAGCCAATGTGTGGGTGGCTCTACAGAAGAACAACGAGCCAGTAATGTACACATATGATGAGTACAAAAAAGGTTTCCTGGATCAAGCATCAGGGAGCGCAGTACTGCCCCTAAAGTCTGGAGACACTGTTCACATTCAGTTACCATCCGACCAAGCTGCAGGACTTTATGCTGGTCAATATGTCCACTCATCATTCTCTGGATATTTATTGTATCTAATGTAA
- the jagn1b gene encoding protein jagunal homolog 1-B — MASRAGPRAAGTDGSDFQHRERVASHYQMSVALKSEIRKLNLVHAVVWGLVVAQVLVSQLNLVSHRVVASPYQWEYPYLLSIIPTAISFMALPRNNISYLVISMISAGLFCVAPIIYGGMEMFPVAQQLYRHGKAYRFIFGFSAVSVLYLLMVVAVQVHGWQIYYSKKLLDTWFTTTQDKKKK, encoded by the exons ATGGCTTCACGAGCCGGACCAAGAGCTGCCGGGACAGACGGGAGTGACTTTCAGCACCGGGAACGTGTGGCTTCACACTATcagatgag CGTGGCCTTGAAGTCAGAGATCAGGAAGCTGAACCTGGTCCATGCTGTGGTGTGGGGGCTGGTGGTGGCCCAGGTGCTGGTCAGCCAGCTGAACCTGGTCTCCCACAGAGTGGTTGCCAGCCCATACCAGTGGGAGTACCCTTATCTCCTCAGCATCATCCCCACAGCGATCAGCTTCATGGCGCTGCCGCGAAACAACATTAGCTACCTGGTTATCTCCATGATCAGCGCAGGGCTCTTCTGTGTGGCACCCATCATTTACGGTGGTATGGAAATGTTCCCTGTGGCTCAGCAGCTCTACCGCCATGGCAAGGCTTACCGCTTCATCTTCGGCTTCTCTGCCGTGTCCGTCCTCTACCTGCTGATGGTCGTGGCTGTACAGGTGCACGGCTGGCAGATCTATTACAGCAAGAAGCTGCTGGACACCTGGTTCACCACCACACAggacaagaaaaagaaataa